The sequence TTCGATACCTGCGCTCCGTCTTTACTCTTTGAGGTAAACCCTTCGACAGTGGCCAGTTCGAGCGGAGCCAGGAACGCGTCGTGTACGTGCGTTAACCGGCGGGGTGTTCCGTTTTCGATGGCATATAATTCAGCTGGTGTTTGCGGATCGCTTAGTTGAGTCAGCCAGTTTCCAGCCGTTACAGATTCTAACTCACTGAATGATCGATTGCCTGCTACTATTTTAGTGAATTTGCCGTCTGCCAGGGCATAGTTGCCAACGTAGGTTTGGCGATCATCCTGAACCAGTACACCGATCGTTTGGCCGTCTTTCGCCCAGCGCGGATTCCGAACGGGGCGATCCAGTGCTTTCGACAATAACGTTGGCTCGCCCCCGTCCCGATTCATGACCGCCAGTACGGGTTGGTCATACATCAGGAAATTGCCCGAAGCGGTTGACCGTAAATAAGCAATTCGCTTGCCGTCGGGACTCCAGACCGGGTTGTTGTCGGAACCAGACCAGTTGGTCAGTTGCTTCATACTGGCTCCCTTGTGCGCATCGATGACATAGATATCGGTGTTCTGATTCCGATCAGGGTCTTCGCTACGGTTGCTCACAAACGCCAGTTGTGATCCATCCGGCGACCAGACGGGCGAGGTTTCGTCGAAAATGCCGGTTGTCAGCGTATCCAGTTTTTTGTCGGCTACATCGTAGACATACAAATGAACCGACCCTTTCTCCAGATAGCCTTTAATATCGGCCTTGAAATGGTAGCGATCGAGAACGTATGGCTTTCGGACCTTTGTTTTAGCCGAATCGGCATAGTCGGGGTCACGCAGGACGAGCGCGATCTTCTTGCTATCGGGCGACCAGACATAGTCTTCGAGGTCGGTTTTCAGGTCAGTTAATTTTTTCGCTTCACCGCCCCTGCGATCCATGAGCCAGATCTGGCCTTTGGTAGCTCCCTGCCGCGCCGATACAAACGAAATGTATTTTCCATCGGGGCTAAAGCGGGCTTTCGACTCGCCATCCGGACTATTCGTAAGCTGAACGGATTCTTTACCATCCCAACTCACCATCCACAAATCAGAGTTCCGTTTGTCTTTCGTGGTATCGACCGTCGATAAGCCGTAAGTTATCCATTTTCCATCGGGCGATAGTTGCGGATCGCTGATGGTTTGAAGCCGATAAATATCTTTTGGGGCGATCGGTCGTTTTTTAGGTGCTGTCTGCGCGAAACAGCTAAGGCTGGCAAGAGCAAACAGGGAGACAAGTAGAGGGCGGTTTGTCATGGTCATGTTAAACAGGAAAGAAGGCTACAAATTACGAAAAAAGCCGGTGGGTACCCACCGGCTTTGATAAAGTAAGAAGTAAAATCGATCACTTTCGATATACCCATTGAATCTTACCACTAGCCGTCGAGGTGCTAGATGTTGGAAGGGTATAAGTTAAAGGTGTGACTTGCGTAAGCTCTTCGATATTTTTGGTTTTAGCATATGTATAGGCGTCCTGCCCACCCGAATTGTACTTCAAAGTCAATGTGTTATTTGTAAAGTCCCAAGTCCCTTCTCCATCACTTACGCCAACTTGACGATAATTTTCATTAAATGTATTGTCTGCATATACATCTAAAGTAGAACCCTCTGAGTTTAAATAGTACAAGTCTATAGCTGCACCATTGATACTTAAAGAGGCAGGGAAACTGCTTGCTATCCCACGATTTAATTCCCATCGACCAACAGCAGCTGGCGGTGGTGTCGGATCACTACTTTTGCTACAGGAGATTAATCCGGCAAGAGAGATTACCAAGCAGAATAAATAGACGTAACGTTTCATAAAGAATTAGATTTTTAGAGTCAGAGCATGAAATGAGACAAGTGAGCGTAAACTACGAAAAAAACGAATAGGGCACTATGTTCAGTACGCTGAAATTGGACTTTTTGATGCTATGCTTTGGTGAGAATTTGTAAAAAAATAGTTTACTTATAGTAAATAGACTGATAGTCAACCGGCTAGTTCCTTCAACGCCCTTACGAAGGTAGCTAATTCTGATGTGGTTGTATAAAGATGTGGCGTAACGCGTACCCCTCGTACAGTTGGGCTTTCAATGGCAACCGTAAAGATTTTATACTTGTCGAACAGGAGCTTGGCCAACTCCGCTGGCTTTTTCCCAGTTATACCTACGTTAGCGATCGCGCAGGAACGGGCAGGTGCTTCGGGCGTGTTCAGAATGATGTTTGGATGGTGTCGTACCTGATCGGTCCAGTAACGTTGCAGGTAGCGAAGCCGGGCTTCTTTGCGCTCAATCCCGATTCCTTCATGAAACCGGATCGCATCCTGAATGGCCAGATCCGTTGCAACCGGGTGGGTTCCGGTATGGTTCAGCTTCCGAATGTCATCATCGGGAACGCTGCTATCGGCAAATAAGGGCCAGAGCGCCGGAATCTTATCCTTGCGGACATAGAGAATACCCGCGCCGAGGGGCGTGCCGAGCCATTTATGCAGGCTGCTGGCGTAGTAATCGCAGCCGCCAAGATCGGCCATCGTAAAGGCCAGATGCCCGAATGCGTGAGCGCCATCAACTAACACCTCTACGTTATGCTTATGCGCCATGTCGACAATCTGGCGAATCGGCAGAATCTGGCCGGTAATGTTCACCATATGGCAAACCATCAACAATCGGGTTTTCGGTGTAATCGCGTTCTCGTATAAGCTGACAATCTCCGCATCGGATTGAGGGTGATTGGGTAACGACACCAACCGGTTGA comes from Spirosoma aureum and encodes:
- a CDS encoding S9 family peptidase translates to MTNRPLLVSLFALASLSCFAQTAPKKRPIAPKDIYRLQTISDPQLSPDGKWITYGLSTVDTTKDKRNSDLWMVSWDGKESVQLTNSPDGESKARFSPDGKYISFVSARQGATKGQIWLMDRRGGEAKKLTDLKTDLEDYVWSPDSKKIALVLRDPDYADSAKTKVRKPYVLDRYHFKADIKGYLEKGSVHLYVYDVADKKLDTLTTGIFDETSPVWSPDGSQLAFVSNRSEDPDRNQNTDIYVIDAHKGASMKQLTNWSGSDNNPVWSPDGKRIAYLRSTASGNFLMYDQPVLAVMNRDGGEPTLLSKALDRPVRNPRWAKDGQTIGVLVQDDRQTYVGNYALADGKFTKIVAGNRSFSELESVTAGNWLTQLSDPQTPAELYAIENGTPRRLTHVHDAFLAPLELATVEGFTSKSKDGAQVSNILLKPANTPANKKLPTVFYIHGGPVSQDEFSFDLTRQLLSAGGYAVVAVNYRGSNGRGLDYTKAIYADWGNKEVLDILGAADYVVEKGIADPDRLGIGGWSYGGILTNYTIATDTRFKAAASGAGSSLQLSMYGVDQYTNQYENELGAPWKNTDKWLKLSYPFLKADRIKTPTMFMAGEKDFNVPAVGSEQMFQALRSLGIPTQLIIYPGQFHGITVPSYQKDRVDRYLQWFDKYLKPKTL
- a CDS encoding aminotransferase class V-fold PLP-dependent enzyme; the encoded protein is MSTLSKRKFLKSMIGATSLPMMPWPDLTDLVGQVSHVSATELAQQEDFWTKVRASFPVTTDFIQLENGYYSLAAQPVLDNYLQHIQQVNAVSSYYMRTRQFNDKRESQAQLARLLGCSADELIITRNTTESLDTVIAGLNWKAGDEAVMAEQDYGAMLDMFRLQARRHGTVNRLVSLPNHPQSDAEIVSLYENAITPKTRLLMVCHMVNITGQILPIRQIVDMAHKHNVEVLVDGAHAFGHLAFTMADLGGCDYYASSLHKWLGTPLGAGILYVRKDKIPALWPLFADSSVPDDDIRKLNHTGTHPVATDLAIQDAIRFHEGIGIERKEARLRYLQRYWTDQVRHHPNIILNTPEAPARSCAIANVGITGKKPAELAKLLFDKYKIFTVAIESPTVRGVRVTPHLYTTTSELATFVRALKELAG